The following are encoded in a window of Megachile rotundata isolate GNS110a chromosome 2, iyMegRotu1, whole genome shotgun sequence genomic DNA:
- the LOC143266657 gene encoding uncharacterized protein LOC143266657, whose protein sequence is MGTEGDRRERRRKHKTRLIERLKPAKEETGVSLVIAPLGGTKRGPTKRGRGGREIKSNRAPFRSTVDSARNPVVSLVMAPLGGDNGDRVESTGERKEKFLPRAMGSCSVVEEDWGVIGNAGKIGKEI, encoded by the coding sequence atggggaccgaaggggatcggcgggagagaaggaggaaacataagacacgattgatcgaacgactcaaacctgcaaaggaggaaaccggtgtcagcctggtcatagcaccattagggggcactaaacggggaccgacgaagcgggggagaggagggagagagatcaaatcgaatcgagcacccttccgatcaactgttgattcagcaagaaacccagtcgtcagcctggtaatggcaccattagggggtgacaacggggaccgagtggaatcgacaggagagaggaaggagaaatttttaccgagagcaatgggctcatgtagcgttgtggaagaagactggggcgtaataggaaatgcggggaaaatcggtaaggaaatttaa